Within the Candidatus Poribacteria bacterium genome, the region GGACGGCAAAGACGAGTGATAGAACTGGTAATATCCAACAAGCCGATCTCGATGGCAAAAATGTTCGACGGATTAAGGAATTAAGGAGCATCCCCTACAATATTGCGATTGACCCGACGCGAAAGAAACTTTACTTGACGAACAATTGGGGGAAGATCCAGCGGCTTAACGTTGATGGGACAAACTTTGAACCGAACTTTATCACGGGCTTAGATGCGCCGATGGACATCGCGCTGGATGCTGCGGGCACCAAAGTTTATTGGACGGAGGGTGCCGGCCGCATCGGGGGTGCCAACCTTAAGGGAAACCCAAATATCCGATATGTGTTCACGGGACCAGGGAAACCGCTGCGCATTGCTGTCGTTGAAGGCAAAGTCTATTGGATAGAAGGGTTAAACCAGAACAAGGGCAGAATTCGTCGCATCGGTTTTAAAGATAAGAAGGCTGAAGAACTCGGGACGCTCAGAAATGTACCGCGGGGGATCGCTGTTGACAGCATAGGGCGTAAACTCTATTGGGTGACCGATCGCGGCAAAATCCAGCGTTCCGATATCAACGGGCAGCGAATTCAAAATGTCGCCATAGGCCTCATCAGACCCGGAGATCTCGCCATTGATACCCCTGAAAATGTGCTTACAGAAACAGTTGTTGAAGCAACACAGATGGCACCACAGACGACGGCACTCCCTGATGAAACGCAGTTGCTTATTAACTATCCTAACCCGTTTAACCCGGAGACGTGGATACCCTATCACTTGGCGGAAAGCACAGGCGTGAAGGTGAGTATCTACGATTCGCAAGGTACTTTGGTGCGTGTGTTGATCCTCGGTCATCAAGCTGCGGGGTACTACACGAGCCAGAGTCGCGCAGCGCATTGGGATGGACGGAACGCTCTGGGTGAACGCGTCGCCAGTGGCATCTATTTCTACCAGTTGCAGACGGACGAGTTTTCGTCGATGCGGAAGATGGTTATTTTGAAATAGCGAACTGCAAAATATAGAAAGAGCCACAGCCTAACAGGCTATGGTACAGTAATCCGCAGTTCCAGAGAAATGAAATCGGATGCGAAGTGCTTCTCAAAAATCCTGGCATAGTTGATGTGGACGCCTCTCCACGCAAGTCCCATCCCGACTGTCAGCGCGCCGTTTGAAATGCCGAGTCGGATGGGGAGGAAAGGGAAGGGATGCCATTCAGTTCCGATATATAACTCAGGTGTTTCCCCTTCGGTAGAGATCGCTACATCTGTCGAAAATTGGAACGTAGCATAGCGGTAGGCAGCACCGAAGGTTAGCCATTGGATACCGTAACCCTCCAGATTTTGTGCAAGGCATCCGAATTTGAGATTCGGGCGCGGTTTGAAAAGCAAACCGAGATCGTAAGCAGCTTGATAACCGAAGAATTGATAGACATCCGATGGGTGTCTCCGTTTAAATTTGAGGCTTAATCCGGCAGCAGCATAAGGACCGAGTTGACGCGCGACCCCATAATAGTTGAAATCAGGAACACCACTATCAACACCGATAGCGATTTTGTTGCCCCAAAAAAGGCTATAGCCTCGGTAGCTATAGCCGATACCTTTTGGATCAAATCGGTAATCGTTGCGGTCGTGAAACTTGTTGACAGCAAAAAGTTGGACACCTTCCCACTGAATGAGACCAGCGGGGTTCCAAAAGCCGGCACTTGCATCGTCAGCAACAGCAGTGAACGCATTGCCCATCGCTAAAGCCCGCGCACCAACATAGAGCGGACGTGCGGATTCAAAGGGAAATTCTGTTTGCTCATACGATTCGGGGTTACAAACCCCTCCTACAGGAAGCAACCAGAGCAAACTTATGACGGTGTAGATAGTTCTCATCACCCGTAATTTAGCACGAAACACACAATATAGCAAGGGAATGGCTAACAGCGACCAACCATTAACAAAATGCAAGACACACCAGTCGGCACCCTCTACCTCGTCAGCACCCCCATCGGGAACTTAGAAGACATTACTCTCCGTGCACTCCGTATCCTCAAAGAGGTAAATCTCATCGCTGCCGAGGACACCCGCCAGACCCGTCGCCTCCTAACACATTACGACATCCAAACACCACTGACAAGTTACTTTGAAGGCAATGCGCAATCGAAGTCTAATAAACTGATTGAACGTCTACAAACAGGCGAGACGATTGCGCTTGTTTCAGATGCTGGCACCCCTATCATCTCAGACCCAGGGTATCCACTCTTGCGTGGGTGTATCGCCGCAGAAATCCCGATTGTTCCGATTCCAGGGGCATCGGCAGTCGTCGCGGCGGCATCCGTTTCGGGTTTACCGCTCCACAACTTCACCTTTGAAGGCTTTCTCTCTCCAAAATCAGGAAAAAGGAAACGCCAATTAAGTGTATTCGCTGATGAAGAAAGAACGTTAATCCTTTTTGAATCCCCGCATCGGCTGCGCCGTTTTCTTGAAGATGTTCTTGAAGTACTCGGCGAACGCGACATCGTCGTAACCCGCGAATTAACAAAACGGTTTGAAGAGATATTCCGCGGGAATGTCAGTGAAGCCCTTGAGAAATTCCGTAGCACCGAACCGCGGGGAGAATTTACAATCGTTATTGCCGGTAAAAGGAGGTCAGATAACAACTGAGAAGATTATGCAAATAGCAGTTATTGGTGCAGGACTTATGGGACACGGCATCGCGCAAGAGTTTGCAAGTGCAGGCTATCAGGTACATTTGCACGATGTCACCGAGGCACAACTCGAAACGGCACGCATTCAGATTGAGAAAAATCTCAACGTGCTTGCAGAGAATGCCATTATTGAACGGGAAAGCATCCGGACAACGTTGGAGCGAATTCAGACCGACACAGCACTTGAAGCCGTCGCAAAAGACGCTGACTTTGTTGTGGAAGCCGTCATTGAGAACTTACCGCTAAAACAGCAGGTGTTTGAGAAATTAGACGTAATCTGCCCGCCGCATGCAATTCTGGCAAGCAATACCACCGCACTCATGCCGAGCCAAATTGGTGTGAACGCTAAGCGCAAGGACAAGATACTCAACACGCACTATTTTAATCCGCCCTACTTGATTCCGTTGGTCGAACTCATCCGCAGCCCCGAAACCTCTGATGAAACGGTTAACGTAACGTTTGAACTCCTGACGACTATCGGCAAAACGCCTGCGATCATTGAAAAAGAGGTCCCTGGTTTCGTTGGACCGCGGTTGCAAGCTGCGCTGATTCGGGAAGCGTTCGCTATCGTGGAGCAAGGTATCGCCAGTGCAGAAACCGTCGATCTCGTTGTGCGGAACAGTTTCGGACGGCGGCTCAGTGTCGCCGGTCCTTTTGCGGTCTTTGAACTCGCAGGATGGGACTTGGTACTTGCTGCCTTTGAAGAACTTTACAAAGACCTCAACAGCTCATCTGACATCAATCCGCTCCTCCGAGAAATGGTTGCGTCCGGCAAACTTGGCGTGAAATCGGGAGAAGGTTTCTATGAATGGCAAGCAGATAGCGTTCAGACGATCCAAGCACAGATGAACGGTGCCTTGATAAAACAACTGAAAAGCGACAAAAACGGCGCGTGAATTATACAAAGCTTCGATCTGTCAGTAAAATTACGTTCCTATCGGTGATACTTGGACTGAGCGTACTGGTTTTGAGTCATGCCGCGCTTCGTGAGTCAGTAACCGACATCGTCGCCAAGTTTCAGAATGTGGAGACGCTTCGGGATTATATCGCTGGATACGGTGCGCTTGCGCCACTTGTCTCTGCACTCCTGATGGTGCTGCAGAGCGTTATCGCGCCGCTGCCTGCTTTTTTAATTACCTTCGCAAACGGCTTGCTGTTCGGGGTCTGGTGGGGTGCGGCGTTGTCATGGAGCAGTGCGATGCTCGGTGCAGCCCTCTGTTTTTTTATCGCACGCGCTCTCGGCCGACCCGTCGTTGTTAAACTCTTAAGTGAATCCGCTATGAATACGTCTGACAGATTCTTTCAACGCTACGGTCAACACACAGTGCTCATCGCACGTTTGGTCCCTGTTATTTCCTTTGACGTTATCAGTTACGGCTCAGGACTCACCAGCATGCGGTTTGTATGGTTTGCAGTTGCCACCGGTATCGGACAACTGCCAGCGACGCTGCTCTATTCTTACCTCGGCGACCGGGTGTCAGGGAGTATCAAAGCCCTGTTCTGGGCGTTCGGAATCGTCATAGCAGTTTCAATTATAATCTGGCTGGTGAAAACCAAAACATCTCACCATAAACATGTTTTATGAAAGGATACCTTATTGTCGCTCTCAGCTTTGTAATGATGACCTTCTGCTGTCGCTCAACAGACCCACAAAGTTTCACAGACAAACAGCGAAGATACCCTCGCGTCCGGACAGCGATTCAAGAAACAGACGCTTCACTTCGCAAACTGTTTGCCGCCGAGGGTATTGCGTATCCCCCGAAAGAAATCTTTATCCGAGCCTTCAAACAGGAGAAAATCTTGGAAGTCTGGGCGTTTTCAGCCGCCGATGCGGGTTTCAAACGGGTGAAACAATACCCTATCTGCCAGACATCAGGCAATTTGGGTCCCAAAAGACGCGAAGGCGATTTGCAAATCCCGGAGGGCTTTTATTATATTGACAGATTTAACCCCAAGAGCAACTTCTATCTATCGTTAGGACTTAACTATCCGAACCGCTCGGATAGGATTTTGGGCAGAAACGGGTGAAACAATACCCTATCTGCCAGACATCAGGCAATTTGGGTCCCAAAAGACGCGAAGGCGATTTGCAAATCCCGGAGGGCTTTTATTATATTGACAGATTTAACCCCAAGAGCAACTTCTATCTATCGTTAGGACTTAACTATCCGAACCGCTCGGATAGGATTTTGGGCAGAAAAGGTAGGCTCGGAGGCGATATATTTATACACGGCGGATGCGTCACGATCGGCTGCATTCCAATCACTGATGAATATATCAAGGAGATCTATTGGCTGGCGGTGCAAACGAAATCAAATGGACATTTAAAAATCCCTGTGCATATTTTTCCAACAAAATTGGACGATTACACAATGGCACGCTTAAAAAGCACTTTTCCGAATGATAACACCTTGATAAATTTTTGGGAAAACCTACAAATCGGGTATAATTGGTTTGAACGGAACCGGAAACTGCCGACAATCTCAATAAATCAACACGGTGAATACCAGTTTTCGGATGCTTCAGAAGAATAAAGGAGGCTCAAAATGATTCGTATAGGAGTCGTCGGAGTAGGCGGCATGGGCAACGCCCATTGCAATGCACTTCCGAACGTTGAAAATTGTGAATTTGTAGGTGTGGCAGACCTCCGCTTGGAAGCAGCGGAAGCCGTCGCCGAGCGGCATCAGATCCGAGCGTTTCAAGACTACCAGGAACTCTTTGACCTTGTGGACGGTGTCGTTGTCGCCACACCACCGATTGCACATACACAGGTCATCGTCGATGCAGCGGCAGCAGGGGTGCACGCCTTCTGCGAAAAACCGCTCTCCTTAACGCTCGCCGATGCGGATACAATGATTGCGGCATCGGACAAGGCAGGGACGCATCTGATGGTAGGACAAGTATTACGCTTCTATCCCGTCCACGAACTCGGTAAACAGATGGTAGACGCGGGTGA harbors:
- a CDS encoding 3-hydroxyacyl-CoA dehydrogenase family protein; protein product: MQIAVIGAGLMGHGIAQEFASAGYQVHLHDVTEAQLETARIQIEKNLNVLAENAIIERESIRTTLERIQTDTALEAVAKDADFVVEAVIENLPLKQQVFEKLDVICPPHAILASNTTALMPSQIGVNAKRKDKILNTHYFNPPYLIPLVELIRSPETSDETVNVTFELLTTIGKTPAIIEKEVPGFVGPRLQAALIREAFAIVEQGIASAETVDLVVRNSFGRRLSVAGPFAVFELAGWDLVLAAFEELYKDLNSSSDINPLLREMVASGKLGVKSGEGFYEWQADSVQTIQAQMNGALIKQLKSDKNGA
- the rsmI gene encoding 16S rRNA (cytidine(1402)-2'-O)-methyltransferase, coding for MQDTPVGTLYLVSTPIGNLEDITLRALRILKEVNLIAAEDTRQTRRLLTHYDIQTPLTSYFEGNAQSKSNKLIERLQTGETIALVSDAGTPIISDPGYPLLRGCIAAEIPIVPIPGASAVVAAASVSGLPLHNFTFEGFLSPKSGKRKRQLSVFADEERTLILFESPHRLRRFLEDVLEVLGERDIVVTRELTKRFEEIFRGNVSEALEKFRSTEPRGEFTIVIAGKRRSDNN
- a CDS encoding L,D-transpeptidase family protein: MKQYPICQTSGNLGPKRREGDLQIPEGFYYIDRFNPKSNFYLSLGLNYPNRSDRILGRKGRLGGDIFIHGGCVTIGCIPITDEYIKEIYWLAVQTKSNGHLKIPVHIFPTKLDDYTMARLKSTFPNDNTLINFWENLQIGYNWFERNRKLPTISINQHGEYQFSDASEE
- a CDS encoding TVP38/TMEM64 family protein, whose translation is MNYTKLRSVSKITFLSVILGLSVLVLSHAALRESVTDIVAKFQNVETLRDYIAGYGALAPLVSALLMVLQSVIAPLPAFLITFANGLLFGVWWGAALSWSSAMLGAALCFFIARALGRPVVVKLLSESAMNTSDRFFQRYGQHTVLIARLVPVISFDVISYGSGLTSMRFVWFAVATGIGQLPATLLYSYLGDRVSGSIKALFWAFGIVIAVSIIIWLVKTKTSHHKHVL